In Rutidosis leptorrhynchoides isolate AG116_Rl617_1_P2 chromosome 2, CSIRO_AGI_Rlap_v1, whole genome shotgun sequence, one genomic interval encodes:
- the LOC139892638 gene encoding uncharacterized protein isoform X1, translating to MEHEYNYDELPEDLWEQIVNSLGDDHPSEFESLSLVNKRLLSLTNRLRRHLTVVNQTYIIHGTIRPLLYRFPNLKTLDLSNLLFSYRDTAIKEIARSSIGLNLQSLDISSHDVLPNDRLEELASRNCCKLKVLKCANVTRLTDTDLNDIGNYFSNLEELDISYPRHKFTVDAFRAYTVAELMITDDGLKNMALRLKNLVKIDLSMNILLTDNSLLDLSMNCVRLQEVKFLNCMMITMKGLRYVLKNCTDIRTIYMSVIRSLHGTDSPFVYSATSCRRLSSLYFKDSDVSDEFLRSIMEARIPLMKLCLPGCYRYTISGITSVLSAYQSLTYLDCSRNNCLSDETVIASSPYLRNVVKIKLNFCCRLTGKALFALINNCSFLEEIKMEHTDLGTEAVAFMGVVKRNNFSIKTLKLAGNSYLTDDCLLRITSVCPNLKFLDVSSSRIAGCVGEILSLCPEIMHLNIQDCNSVMNIGLSKEPLKLQTLCMARSGVNDDGLVMIAMRCNDILKIDLEGCRHVTTNAVKYLLKNCKKLRELNLMGCPNLHVFIVEWMVRTRPSLKKLIPPSFAVTNQSQRMEYLREHGCYVCDH from the coding sequence ATGGAACATGAGTATAATTATGATGAATTACCTGAAGATCTATGGGAGCAAATTGTAAACAGTTTAGGCGATGATCATCCTTCAGAATTCGAATCACTTTCACTCGTAAACAAACGATTGTTATCGTTAACCAATCGTCTGCGTCGTCATTTAACCGTCGTCAATCAAACCTACATCATTCACGGTACAATTCGTCCGTTACTTTACCGTTTCCCCAACCTAAAAACCCTAGATCTAAGCAATTTATTGTTCAGTTATCGCGATACTGCGATCAAAGAGATTGCGCGTTCTTCTATCGGATTGAATCTACAATCACTTGATATATCTAGTCATGACGTGTTACCGAATGATAGATTGGAGGAATTAGCGTCACGTAATTGTTGTAAACTCAAGGTGTTGAAATGCGCTAATGTTACTAGGCTTACGGATACAGATCTGAATGATATTGGGAACTATTTTTCGAATTTGGAGGAGTTAGATATTAGTTATCCACGTCATAAGTTCACGGTTGATGCGTTTAGGGCGTATACTGTAGCTGAACTTATGATAACTGATGACGGACTTAAAAATATGGCGTTACGTTTGAAGAATTTGGTTAAGATTGATTTGTCTATGAATATCCTTTTAACGGATAATTCGTTACTTGATCTTTCGATGAATTGTGTGCGATTACAGGAGGTGAAATTCTTAAACTGTATGATGATTACAATGAAAGGGTTGAGATATGTGCTTAAGAATTGTACAGATATTAGAACGATATACATGTCTGTTATTAGGAGTCTTCATGGGACTGATTCGCCTTTTGTGTATAGTGCTACGTCCTGCAGGCGTTTGAGTAGTTTATATTTTAAAGATTCGGATGTTTCTGATGAGTTTCTTAGGTCGATTATGGAAGCTCGTATTCCGTTAATGAAACTGTGTCTTCCTGGTTGTTATAGATATACTATAAGTGGAATTACAAGCGTATTAAGTGCGTATCAGTCCCTCACGTATTTAGATTGTTCTAGGAACAATTGTCTCAGTGACGAAACTGTTATAGCTTCGTCTCCGTATCTTCGTAATGTTGTGAAGATAAAGCTCAATTTTTGTTGTAGGCTGACAGGTAAGGCTTTGTTTGCCCTCATCAACAACTGTTCGTTTCTTGAAGAGATTAAAATGGAGCATACAGATCTTGGTACGGAAGCAGTTGCCTTTATGGGTGTTGTGAAGCGCAATAACTTTAGTATCAAGACGTTGAAATTGGCAGGGAATTCATATTTGACTGATGATTGTCTTTTAAGGATCACTTCTGTTTGTCCTAATTTAAAGTTTCTTGACGTGAGCTCCTCAAGAATTGCAGGGTGTGTAGGTGAGATCTTAAGTTTGTGTCCTGAGATTATGCATTTGAACATACAAGATTGtaacagcgttatgaatataggaCTAAGTAAGGAGCCTTTAAAGCTGCAAACTTTATGTATGGCTAGATCAGGGGTGAATGACGATGGGTTAGTGATGATCGCTATGAGATGTAATGATATTTTGAAGATTGATCTTGAAGGGTGTAGACATGTGACAACAAACGCGGTTAAGTACTTGTTGAAGAATTGTAAGAAACTGAGGGAACTTAATTTGATGGGGTGTCCTAATCTACATGTGTTTATTGTTGAGTGGATGGTGAGGACTCGGCCATCCTTGAAGAAACTGATTCCGCCCTCTTTTGCTGTTACTAATCAAAGTCAACGGATGGAGTACTTGCGTGAGCATGGATGCTATGTTTGTGATCATTAG
- the LOC139892638 gene encoding EIN3-binding F-box protein 1-like isoform X2, whose amino-acid sequence MEHEYNYDELPEDLWEQIVNSLGDDHPSEFESLSLVNKRLLSLTNRLRRHLTVVNQTYIIHGTIRPLLYRFPNLKTLDLSNLLFSYRDTAIKEIARSSIGLNLQSLDISSHDVLPNDRLEELASRNCCKLKVLKCANVTRLTDTDLNDIGNYFSNLEELDISYPRHKFTVDAFRAYTVAELMITDDGLKNMALRLKNLVKIDLSMNILLTDNSLLDLSMNCVRLQEVKFLNCMMITMKGLRYVLKNCTDIRTIYMSVIRSLHGTDSPFVYSATSCRRLSSLYFKDSDVSDEFLRSIMEARIPLMKLCLPGCYRYTISGITSVLSAYQSLTYLDCSRNNCLSDETVIASSPYLRNVVKIKLNFCCRLTGKALFALINNCSFLEEIKMEHTDLGTEAVAFMGVVKRNNFSIKTLKLAGNSYLTDDCLLRITSVCPNLKFLDVSSSRIAGCVGLSKEPLKLQTLCMARSGVNDDGLVMIAMRCNDILKIDLEGCRHVTTNAVKYLLKNCKKLRELNLMGCPNLHVFIVEWMVRTRPSLKKLIPPSFAVTNQSQRMEYLREHGCYVCDH is encoded by the exons ATGGAACATGAGTATAATTATGATGAATTACCTGAAGATCTATGGGAGCAAATTGTAAACAGTTTAGGCGATGATCATCCTTCAGAATTCGAATCACTTTCACTCGTAAACAAACGATTGTTATCGTTAACCAATCGTCTGCGTCGTCATTTAACCGTCGTCAATCAAACCTACATCATTCACGGTACAATTCGTCCGTTACTTTACCGTTTCCCCAACCTAAAAACCCTAGATCTAAGCAATTTATTGTTCAGTTATCGCGATACTGCGATCAAAGAGATTGCGCGTTCTTCTATCGGATTGAATCTACAATCACTTGATATATCTAGTCATGACGTGTTACCGAATGATAGATTGGAGGAATTAGCGTCACGTAATTGTTGTAAACTCAAGGTGTTGAAATGCGCTAATGTTACTAGGCTTACGGATACAGATCTGAATGATATTGGGAACTATTTTTCGAATTTGGAGGAGTTAGATATTAGTTATCCACGTCATAAGTTCACGGTTGATGCGTTTAGGGCGTATACTGTAGCTGAACTTATGATAACTGATGACGGACTTAAAAATATGGCGTTACGTTTGAAGAATTTGGTTAAGATTGATTTGTCTATGAATATCCTTTTAACGGATAATTCGTTACTTGATCTTTCGATGAATTGTGTGCGATTACAGGAGGTGAAATTCTTAAACTGTATGATGATTACAATGAAAGGGTTGAGATATGTGCTTAAGAATTGTACAGATATTAGAACGATATACATGTCTGTTATTAGGAGTCTTCATGGGACTGATTCGCCTTTTGTGTATAGTGCTACGTCCTGCAGGCGTTTGAGTAGTTTATATTTTAAAGATTCGGATGTTTCTGATGAGTTTCTTAGGTCGATTATGGAAGCTCGTATTCCGTTAATGAAACTGTGTCTTCCTGGTTGTTATAGATATACTATAAGTGGAATTACAAGCGTATTAAGTGCGTATCAGTCCCTCACGTATTTAGATTGTTCTAGGAACAATTGTCTCAGTGACGAAACTGTTATAGCTTCGTCTCCGTATCTTCGTAATGTTGTGAAGATAAAGCTCAATTTTTGTTGTAGGCTGACAGGTAAGGCTTTGTTTGCCCTCATCAACAACTGTTCGTTTCTTGAAGAGATTAAAATGGAGCATACAGATCTTGGTACGGAAGCAGTTGCCTTTATGGGTGTTGTGAAGCGCAATAACTTTAGTATCAAGACGTTGAAATTGGCAGGGAATTCATATTTGACTGATGATTGTCTTTTAAGGATCACTTCTGTTTGTCCTAATTTAAAGTTTCTTGACGTGAGCTCCTCAAGAATTGCAGGGTGTGTAG gaCTAAGTAAGGAGCCTTTAAAGCTGCAAACTTTATGTATGGCTAGATCAGGGGTGAATGACGATGGGTTAGTGATGATCGCTATGAGATGTAATGATATTTTGAAGATTGATCTTGAAGGGTGTAGACATGTGACAACAAACGCGGTTAAGTACTTGTTGAAGAATTGTAAGAAACTGAGGGAACTTAATTTGATGGGGTGTCCTAATCTACATGTGTTTATTGTTGAGTGGATGGTGAGGACTCGGCCATCCTTGAAGAAACTGATTCCGCCCTCTTTTGCTGTTACTAATCAAAGTCAACGGATGGAGTACTTGCGTGAGCATGGATGCTATGTTTGTGATCATTAG
- the LOC139892639 gene encoding uncharacterized protein, whose amino-acid sequence MKKTSAQRSVLADLGTPNFMLAPPKDVLVEKYFHPDHMSSAEKQKIELKNVRDKFKISDSDCKSSRVQVAQLTTKIKHLASVLHKKDKHSIQGLQAMVQNRKKLLKYLRRTNWDSYCFCLSELGLRDSVDYKL is encoded by the exons ATGAAAAAGACTTCAG CTCAGAGAAGTGTATTGGCTGATCTTGGAACTCCTAATTTTATGTTAGCTCCACCCAAGGATGTCTTGGTTGAAAAG TATTTCCATCCAGATCATATGTCATCTGCAGAGAAACAGAAGATTGAGCTTAAAAATGTAAGGGACAAGTTCAAAATTTCTGATTCAGACTGTAAATCATCTCGTGTTCAAG TTGCGCAACTCACAACGAAGATCAAGCACCTTGCTTCAGTTCTTCATAAAAAG GATAAACACTCTATACAGGGTCTTCAAGCAATGGTACAGAATAGGAAGAAATTATTGAAGTACCTTAGACGGACTAACTGGGATTCTTATTGCTTCTGTCTCTCAGAACTTGGTCTTCGAGACAGTGTGGATTACAAGCTCTAA